Part of the Gigantopelta aegis isolate Gae_Host chromosome 15, Gae_host_genome, whole genome shotgun sequence genome is shown below.
agcagcagtagtagtagtagtagcagtagtagcagtagtaacagtactagcagtagtagtagcagtagcagtagcagtagtagtactaatactggtagtggtagtggtagtagcagtagcagcagtagcagcagcagcagtagtagtagtagtagtagtagtagtagtagtagaagtagcagtagtagcagcagcagcagtagtagtagtagcagtagttgtagcagcagtagcagtagcagtagtagtagtagcagcagtagtagtagtagtagtagtagtagtagtagtagtagcagcagtagtagtattagtagcagtNNNNNNNNNNNNNNNNNNNNNNNNNNNNNNNNNNNNNNNNNNNNNNNNNNNNNNNNNNNNNNNNNNNNNNNNNNNNNNNNNNNNNNNNNNNNNNNNNNNNNNNNNNNNNNNNNNNNNNNNNNNNNNNNNNNNNNNNNNNNNNNNNNNNNNNNNNNNNNNNNNNNNNNNNNNNNNNNNNNNNNNNNNNNNNNNNNNNNNNNGcagtataagtagtagtagtagtagtagcagcagaagtagtagtagtagcagcagtagtagtagtagtagcagtagtagcagtagtaacagtactagcagtagtagtagcagtagcagtagcagtagtagtactaatactggtagtggtagtggtagtagcagtagcagcagtagcagcagcagcagtagtagtagtagtagtagtagtagtagtagaagtagcagtagtagcagcagcagcagtagtagtagtagcagtagttgtagcagcagtagcagtagcagtagtagtagtagcagcagtagtagtagtagtagtagtagtagtagtagtagcagtagtagtagtagtagtagtagcagtagtagtagtagtagtagtagtagtagtagtagtagtagtagtagtagtagtagtagtagtagtagtagcagtagtagtagtagtagtagtagtagtagtagtagcagtagcagcagcagtagtagcagtagtagtagtagtagtagtagtagtagcagcagcagtagtagcagtagtagtagcagtagcagcagcagcagtagtagtagtagtagtagcagcagtagtagtagtagtagtagcagcagtagtagtagtagtagtagtagtagtagtagtagtagtagtagcagtagcagtagtagcagtagtagtagtagtagcagcagtagtagtagtagtagtagtagcagtagtagtagtagtagtagtagtagtagtagtagtagtagcagcagcagtagtagcagcagcagcagtagtagcagtagtagcagcagcagcagcagcagtagtagtagtagtagtagcagcagtagtagtagtagtagcagcagcagcagcagtagtagtagtagtagtagtagtagtagcagcagcagcagtagtagtagtagtagtagtagtagcagcagcagtagtagcagtagtagcagcagcagcagcagcagcagtagtagcagcagcagtagcagtagtagcagtagtagtagtagcagtagcagtagtagtagtagtagtagcagtagtagtagtagtagtagtagcagcagcagcagcagtagcagtagcagcagtagcagcagcagtagtagcagtagtagtagtagtagtagtagcagcagtagcagcagcagcagcagcagtagtagtagtagtagtagtagtagcagtagtagtagtagcagtagtagtagtagtagtagcagtagcagtagcagtagtagtagtagtagtagtagtagcagtagtagcagtagcagtagtagtagtagtagcagtagtagtagtagtagtagtagtagcagtagtagtagtagcagtagcagtagcagtagcagtagtagtagtagtagtagtagtagtagtagtagtagtagtagtagtagtagtagtagtagtagtagtagtagtagtagtagtagtagtagtagcagtagtagcagtagtagtagcagtagtagtagtagcagtagtagtagtagtagtagtagtagtagtagtagtagtagtagcagtagtagtagcagcagtagtagtagtagcagtagtagtagtagtagtagtagtagtagcagtagtagtagcagtagtagtagtagcagtagtagtagtagtagtagtagtagtagtagcagtagtagtagcagtagcagcagcagtagcagtagtagtagtagtagtagtagcagtagtagtagtagtagtagtagtagtagtagcagtagtagtagtagtagtagtagtagtagtagcagtagcagtagtagtagtagtagtagtagtagtagtagtagtagtagtagtagtagtagtagtagtagcagcagtagtagtagtagcagcagtagtagtagtagtagtagtagtagtagtagtagtagtagtagcagtagtagtagtagtagtagtagtagtagtagtagtagtagcagtagtagtagtagtagtagtagcagtagtagtagcagtagtagtagcagcagcagtagtagtagtagtagtagtagtagtagtagcagcagcagcagcagtagtagtagcagtagcagcagcagtagcagcagtagtagtagtagtagtagcagcagcagcagcagcagtagtagcagaagtagcagtagcagcagcagtagtagtagtagtagtagcagtagcagcagcagcagcagcagcagcagcagcagcagcagtagtagtagtagtagtagtagtagtagtagtagtagtagtagtaccagcagtagtaggagtagtagcagtataagtagtagtagtagtagtagcagcagaagtagtagtagtagcagcagtagtagtagtagtagcagtagtagcagtagtaacagtactagcagtagtagtagcagtagcagtagcagtagtagtactaatactggtagtggtagtggtagtagcagtagcagcagtagcagcagcagcagcagtagtagtagtagtagtagtagtagtagaagtagcagtagtagcagcagcagcagtagtagtagtagcagtagttgtagcagcagtagcagtagcagtagtagtagtagcagcagcagtagtagtagtagtagtagtagtagtagtagtagtagcagcagtagtagtattagtagcagtagtagtagtagtcgtagcggtagtagtagcagtagtagtagtagcagtagtagtagcagcagtagtagtagtagtagtagtagtagtagtagtagtagtagcagcagtagtagtagcagtagtagtagcagcagcagtagcagtagtagtagcagtagtagtagcagtagcagcagtagtagcagcagcagcagcagtagtagcagtagtagtagtagcagcagcagtagtagtagtagtagtagcagcagcagcagcagcagcagtagtagcagcagcagtagcagtagcagcagtagcagtagtagtagtagtagtagtagtagtagcagtagtagtagtagtagcagtagtagtagtagtagtagcagtagtagtagtagcagtagcagcagtagtagcagtagtagtagtagcagtagtagtagtagtagtagtagtagcagtagcagtagtagtagcagtagtagcagcagcagtagcagtagtag
Proteins encoded:
- the LOC121389713 gene encoding cell wall protein DAN4-like; the encoded protein is TTTAAATTTATTTATTTTTTTATTTTTTTTTTTTTATTTTTTTTTTTTTTAATTTTAATTTTTTTTTTTTTTTTTTTTATATTTTTTTTTTATTTTTTTTTTATTTTTTTATAAATATTTATTTTTTTTTTATTTTATTTATTTTTTTTTATTTTAATTTATTTTTTTTTTTTTTATTTTATTTATTTTTTTTTTTTTATTTTTTTAATTTTTATTATATTTTTTTTTTTTTTAATTTTTTAATTTTTTAAAATATTTATTAAATTTTTTTTTATTAAATATTTTTTTTTTTATTTTTTTTTTTTTTTTTTTTTTTATTTTTTTATTTTTTTTTTTAATTTTATATAATTTATTTTAAAATTATSTTTTTTT